The following proteins are encoded in a genomic region of Streptococcus cristatus AS 1.3089:
- the csm6 gene encoding type III-A CRISPR-associated CARF protein Csm6, with protein MKTLITFISQYDPIGVEFVDTKQDNVDGRQKRFRPEFGQELTLDSVENYEKDGYGLKISDGAALFIIKNELPDKIIVIYSDEMKVKQKNFEAAVQAVYDGKESPVIQNEHVKEGIHKFDTMYKFVEEILNREDMSQGDYILNVTSGTPQCQAAMYAINFVKDYHTRLARVNSPRSEKTNQSNQGAPWFETDTFKYFLEKQALDSKDNRQLGIEKGEKFKNNLLQRTYKDFILKYEYKAALDILKANRDIISNEQDWEDSKNILENMISVFQKQRVLEDLAADANLQYDDTDEFQKVLNYYLMIDILNRKGQVTDVLVKAKSFAEFILKSVIERRHPDLEVIKKNKRINIFDMIKILNHYHEYSEFETSISKIIAVNNQRNKVAHGLAEISVEQEDLDELVKSLKELIITAYSDINASLYQKYFDYYDIKNRELISCIK; from the coding sequence ATGAAGACATTAATCACATTTATTAGTCAGTATGATCCGATTGGTGTTGAATTTGTGGATACAAAACAAGATAATGTAGATGGTCGTCAAAAAAGATTTAGACCTGAATTCGGACAGGAATTAACTTTAGATTCAGTTGAAAACTATGAAAAAGATGGCTATGGATTAAAGATATCAGATGGTGCTGCTCTTTTTATTATAAAAAATGAATTACCTGACAAAATTATTGTGATATATAGTGATGAGATGAAGGTAAAGCAGAAAAACTTTGAAGCAGCTGTTCAAGCTGTTTACGATGGAAAAGAATCTCCAGTGATACAGAATGAGCATGTAAAAGAAGGGATTCACAAATTTGATACAATGTATAAATTCGTGGAAGAAATTCTTAACAGAGAAGATATGTCACAAGGGGATTATATTTTAAATGTGACGAGTGGAACTCCCCAGTGTCAGGCTGCTATGTATGCTATCAATTTTGTCAAGGATTACCATACAAGGCTTGCTCGGGTGAATTCTCCAAGAAGTGAGAAGACAAATCAATCAAACCAAGGAGCTCCCTGGTTTGAAACAGATACTTTTAAATATTTTTTGGAAAAACAAGCCTTAGATAGTAAAGACAATCGTCAGTTGGGGATTGAAAAAGGAGAGAAGTTCAAAAATAATTTACTACAGCGGACTTATAAAGATTTCATTTTGAAGTATGAATACAAAGCGGCGTTAGATATCTTAAAGGCAAATCGCGATATCATTTCCAACGAACAAGATTGGGAAGATTCAAAAAATATATTAGAAAACATGATTAGTGTTTTTCAAAAACAGAGAGTTCTTGAAGATCTTGCAGCTGATGCTAATTTGCAATATGATGACACAGATGAGTTTCAAAAAGTGTTAAACTATTATCTGATGATTGATATTCTAAACCGTAAAGGTCAAGTGACTGATGTGCTAGTCAAGGCAAAATCCTTTGCGGAGTTTATCTTAAAATCTGTGATTGAAAGAAGACATCCAGATTTAGAAGTAATTAAAAAGAATAAGAGAATTAATATCTTTGATATGATTAAAATTCTCAACCATTATCATGAATATTCTGAATTTGAAACTTCAATTTCAAAAATTATAGCTGTAAATAATCAAAGGAATAAAGTTGCTCACGGACTGGCTGAGATTTCAGTGGAGCAAGAGGACTTGGACGAATTGGTGAAAAGTTTGAAGGAGCTCATCATTACTGCATATTCTGATATAAATGCCTCTTTATATCAGAAATATTTTGATTATTATGATATAAAGAATCGAGAGTTAATCAGCTGTATTAAATAG
- a CDS encoding LysR family transcriptional regulator: MRIQQLHYIIKIVETGSMNEAAKQLFITQPSLSNAVRDLENEMGIEIFIRNPKGITLTKDGMEFLSYARQVVEQTQLLEERYKNPVAHRELFSVSAQHYAFVVNAFVSLLKKSDMEKYELFLRETRTWEIIDDVKNFRSEIGVLFLNSYNRDVLSKMLDDSHLIATHLFTAQPHIFVSKSNPLAKKKLVQLSDLEDFPYLSYDQGTHNSFYFSEEILSQEHHKKSIVVSDRATLFNLLIGLDGYTIATGILNSNLNGDNIVSIPLDIDDPIELVYIQHEKASLSKMGERFIEYLIEEVQFDK, encoded by the coding sequence ATGAGAATTCAACAGTTACACTACATTATCAAAATCGTCGAGACAGGCAGCATGAACGAGGCTGCCAAGCAACTTTTTATCACCCAGCCTAGCTTGTCCAACGCTGTGCGAGATTTGGAAAATGAAATGGGCATCGAGATTTTCATTCGCAATCCCAAAGGAATTACCTTGACTAAAGACGGCATGGAGTTTCTTTCCTATGCTCGTCAGGTAGTTGAGCAGACTCAGCTTCTAGAGGAGCGATACAAAAATCCTGTCGCCCACCGCGAGCTTTTCAGCGTCTCTGCCCAGCACTATGCCTTTGTGGTCAATGCCTTTGTCTCCCTGCTTAAAAAAAGCGATATGGAGAAATACGAACTCTTTCTGCGGGAAACTCGGACTTGGGAAATCATTGACGACGTAAAAAACTTCCGCAGCGAGATCGGTGTCCTCTTCCTCAACAGCTATAACCGTGATGTCCTCTCTAAAATGCTGGATGATAGCCATCTGATTGCGACCCACCTCTTCACAGCTCAGCCCCATATCTTTGTCAGCAAGTCCAATCCGTTAGCCAAGAAAAAGCTGGTACAACTGTCAGACTTGGAAGATTTCCCTTATCTCAGCTATGACCAAGGTACTCACAACTCCTTCTACTTTTCTGAGGAAATTCTCTCACAGGAGCACCATAAAAAGTCCATCGTTGTCAGCGACCGTGCGACCCTCTTTAACCTTTTGATCGGTCTGGATGGCTACACGATTGCGACTGGTATTCTCAACAGCAACCTCAACGGTGATAATATCGTCTCCATCCCACTGGACATCGATGACCCGATCGAGCTGGTCTATATCCAGCACGAAAAAGCCAGCCTGTCCAAGATGGGCGAGCGCTTTATCGAGTACCTGATTGAAGAAGTACAGTTTGATAAATAA
- a CDS encoding dihydroorotate dehydrogenase electron transfer subunit, with product MVSDSCKKRFGKIMLEQMELLEQVEIAPQIFSMRLRGRMVSQMQVGQFLHIRVPDDSKLLRRPISISEIDREKNICRIIYRVEGGGTAIFSQLPVGSYLDVMGPQGNGFDLSPVEKGDKVLIIGGGIGVPPLLQTAKELHAKGAHVTAVLGFANQSAVILEEEFRECSQLFITTDDGTYGQKGYVSTIVDELTEEFAAVYSCGAPGMLQYVDRKFHDHPHAYLSMESRMACGMGACYACVVHVAGQDEAVNKRVCEDGPVFETGTIVL from the coding sequence ATGGTTAGTGACAGTTGTAAAAAGAGATTTGGCAAGATTATGCTGGAGCAAATGGAGCTCTTGGAGCAGGTAGAAATTGCGCCTCAGATTTTTTCGATGCGGCTGAGAGGCCGGATGGTGAGCCAGATGCAGGTCGGGCAATTCCTGCATATCCGAGTACCAGATGATAGCAAGCTGCTACGGCGTCCGATTTCCATATCGGAGATTGATCGGGAGAAAAATATCTGCCGGATTATCTATCGGGTCGAAGGTGGCGGGACGGCCATTTTCTCTCAGCTTCCTGTTGGTAGTTACCTCGATGTCATGGGGCCTCAAGGAAATGGCTTTGATTTGTCTCCAGTAGAAAAGGGCGACAAGGTCTTGATTATTGGTGGTGGTATCGGTGTGCCTCCTCTCTTGCAAACGGCCAAAGAACTCCATGCTAAGGGTGCCCACGTTACAGCAGTATTAGGCTTTGCCAATCAATCTGCTGTTATTTTGGAAGAAGAATTTCGTGAGTGTAGTCAGCTGTTTATCACTACAGATGATGGCACTTATGGTCAAAAGGGCTATGTATCAACCATTGTCGACGAGTTGACAGAAGAGTTTGCTGCGGTTTATTCTTGTGGGGCGCCTGGTATGCTCCAATATGTGGATCGGAAATTTCACGATCATCCTCATGCCTATCTATCAATGGAGTCTCGCATGGCTTGTGGCATGGGCGCCTGCTATGCCTGCGTCGTTCATGTAGCAGGTCAGGATGAAGCTGTTAATAAGCGGGTCTGCGAAGACGGTCCAGTTTTTGAGACTGGGACTATCGTGCTTTAG
- a CDS encoding dihydroorotate dehydrogenase — MAENRLKISLPGLELKNPIIPASGCFGFGQEYAKYYDLDLLGSIMIKATTQHPRFGNPTPRVAETPAGMLNAIGLQNPGVDAVLSEKLPWLAQHYPDLPIIANVAGFSNEEYAYVSGKISQAPNVKAIELNISCPNVDHGNAGLLIGQVPELAYEAVKSAVAASQVPVYVKLTPSVADITQVAKAAEDAGASGLTMINTLVGMRFDLKTKRPIIANGTGGMSGPAVFPVALKLIRQVAQFTKLPIIGMGGVDSAEAALEMFIAGASAIGVGTANFTDPYACPNIIENLPQAMDKYGIESLESLRKDVRENLL; from the coding sequence ATGGCTGAAAATCGTTTGAAAATTTCTCTGCCAGGATTAGAGCTGAAAAATCCAATCATTCCAGCTTCAGGCTGTTTTGGTTTTGGTCAAGAATATGCCAAATATTATGATTTGGATCTATTGGGCTCAATCATGATTAAGGCGACGACGCAACATCCCCGCTTTGGCAATCCAACGCCCCGTGTGGCCGAAACGCCAGCTGGTATGCTCAATGCTATCGGCCTCCAAAATCCAGGTGTTGATGCCGTTTTGTCCGAAAAACTTCCTTGGCTGGCTCAGCACTATCCAGACTTGCCGATTATTGCCAATGTGGCCGGTTTCTCCAACGAAGAATATGCTTATGTATCTGGAAAAATCTCCCAAGCTCCCAATGTCAAAGCGATTGAGCTCAATATTTCCTGCCCCAATGTAGACCACGGCAATGCGGGGCTTTTAATCGGGCAAGTCCCTGAGCTAGCCTATGAAGCAGTAAAATCAGCAGTTGCTGCCTCCCAAGTCCCAGTCTATGTCAAATTGACCCCCAGCGTAGCAGATATTACCCAAGTGGCCAAAGCAGCAGAAGATGCGGGCGCGAGTGGACTAACCATGATCAATACCTTGGTGGGAATGCGTTTCGATTTAAAAACGAAGCGGCCCATCATCGCCAATGGAACGGGAGGCATGTCTGGTCCTGCTGTCTTTCCTGTGGCGCTCAAGCTGATTCGTCAGGTTGCTCAGTTCACCAAACTGCCAATCATTGGCATGGGCGGAGTTGACTCAGCAGAGGCGGCGCTGGAGATGTTTATCGCCGGTGCGTCAGCTATCGGCGTTGGAACGGCGAATTTTACCGATCCGTATGCCTGCCCTAACATTATAGAAAACTTGCCGCAAGCCATGGATAAATATGGCATTGAAAGCCTAGAAAGCTTGAGAAAAGATGTCAGAGAAAATTTACTTTAA
- the pyrF gene encoding orotidine-5'-phosphate decarboxylase, whose protein sequence is MREERPIIALDFPSFDDVKNFLEHFPEDEKLYVKIGMEFFYAIGPEIVHYLKGLGHSIFLDLKLHDIPNTVRSAMSVLGTFGIDMVTVHAAGGVEMMREAKKVLGDNAKLVAVTQLTSTSEEDMRDCQNIQTTVQESVVNYARKAKEAGLDGVVCSALEVELIKEATADDFLCVTPGIRPAGAEIGDQKRVMTPQEAHQIGSNYIVVGRPIIQAENPWDAYHEIKKQWNS, encoded by the coding sequence ATGCGTGAAGAACGTCCTATTATCGCCCTAGACTTTCCATCTTTTGATGATGTCAAGAACTTTCTGGAGCATTTCCCTGAAGATGAAAAACTGTATGTCAAAATCGGCATGGAATTCTTTTATGCCATCGGTCCAGAAATTGTGCATTATCTGAAAGGCTTGGGACATAGTATTTTCCTCGATTTGAAATTGCACGACATTCCTAATACGGTGCGTTCAGCTATGTCTGTTTTGGGAACATTTGGGATTGATATGGTGACAGTTCATGCGGCTGGCGGCGTTGAGATGATGCGGGAAGCTAAAAAGGTTCTCGGTGACAATGCGAAGCTGGTAGCGGTAACCCAGTTGACTTCGACCAGTGAAGAAGACATGCGCGACTGCCAAAATATCCAAACAACCGTGCAAGAATCCGTTGTCAATTATGCCCGCAAGGCCAAGGAAGCTGGGCTGGATGGGGTTGTTTGCTCAGCCTTGGAAGTTGAGCTGATTAAGGAAGCTACGGCCGACGATTTCCTTTGCGTGACGCCAGGTATCCGGCCAGCAGGTGCTGAAATCGGTGACCAAAAGCGGGTCATGACGCCGCAGGAAGCCCACCAGATTGGCAGTAATTATATTGTGGTTGGCCGTCCGATTATTCAAGCTGAAAATCCTTGGGATGCCTATCACGAGATTAAGAAACAGTGGAACAGCTAA
- the pyrE gene encoding orotate phosphoribosyltransferase — MTLANDIARDLLKIKAVYLKPEEPFTWASGIKSPIYTDNRVTLAYPKTRTLIENGFVEKIRAEFPDVEVIAGTATAGIPHGAIIADKMNLPFAYIRSKPKDHGAGNQIEGRVAPGQKMVVIEDLISTGGSVLDAIAAAKREGADVIGAAAIFTYELPKADKNFSDAGVKLVTLSNYTELIHLAEQEGYINAEGLALLKKFKDDQENWQN, encoded by the coding sequence ATGACTTTAGCCAACGATATTGCACGCGACTTGTTGAAAATCAAAGCGGTTTACTTGAAACCAGAGGAGCCTTTTACTTGGGCTTCTGGGATTAAATCACCGATTTACACAGATAACCGAGTGACTCTGGCCTACCCAAAAACTCGGACTTTGATTGAAAATGGCTTTGTCGAAAAAATCCGTGCGGAATTTCCAGATGTGGAAGTGATTGCAGGTACGGCAACGGCGGGTATTCCTCACGGTGCTATCATTGCCGACAAGATGAATCTGCCTTTTGCTTATATCCGCAGCAAACCAAAGGATCACGGGGCGGGAAATCAGATTGAAGGTCGAGTGGCTCCTGGTCAAAAGATGGTTGTGATTGAAGATTTGATTTCCACTGGTGGCTCTGTCTTGGATGCTATTGCGGCAGCTAAGCGTGAAGGAGCAGATGTAATCGGTGCTGCAGCTATCTTCACCTACGAATTGCCAAAGGCGGATAAGAACTTTTCGGATGCAGGCGTGAAGTTGGTGACCTTGTCAAACTACACAGAGCTTATCCACTTGGCTGAGCAAGAAGGCTACATCAATGCAGAAGGATTGGCTTTGCTGAAGAAGTTCAAAGACGATCAAGAAAACTGGCAAAATTAA
- a CDS encoding glycosyltransferase family 39 protein has product MSKIYHITFLILQKIMLVLSLHWLFTAIFHVSQLSSLALILFGVLAILANRYRFQLKKSYHFLMRHKLAIALAALLFQLIMLLSAELLIRRDAAVVFTGAFKYLKESSISSYLTRNPNNLPLFLYERFFFNLFGEAALWIMQGLNLFYVNIASWILYKGCQRYFSQATGDAIFSLYMALVGFSPYYISMYTDIPPLPLISLQIFLALSLLENKGNSRQIISRSLLLGILTSLAFLIRPTVMILLIAVFGVLFLRQNWKKFFLTAAFFALSFSAGYLPLHYGLAHQTEVPIIQGQGLAKGPLLFINLGLTNIGHDQEDMKEGLLQYVEPDKRADYNNGMFARENVIKEIKRRLKEYTPLTFLQHLYYKHSLTVAEGNLGWLYRSVENEKTPYISPLYEFTKDNAFAQFIRDFFLNSDKDSFRFYSLIKQAVWIVMALGLVFALWKYRPNDSLNFLSLAVFGGLLFLQIFEGGKTRYLIQFLPQILILSAVGLTQYPLDLTRMKFWEKKV; this is encoded by the coding sequence ATGTCTAAGATTTATCATATCACTTTTTTGATTCTACAAAAAATCATGCTGGTATTGAGTCTTCATTGGCTGTTTACAGCTATTTTTCATGTGTCGCAGTTAAGTAGCTTGGCTCTGATTTTGTTTGGAGTCTTGGCAATCCTAGCGAATCGCTATCGGTTTCAGCTTAAAAAGTCTTATCATTTTCTCATGAGGCACAAGCTTGCCATTGCTTTAGCAGCTCTCCTTTTTCAGCTCATCATGCTCCTATCGGCTGAGCTTTTGATTCGACGGGATGCGGCAGTGGTTTTCACAGGGGCTTTCAAGTACCTGAAGGAGTCCTCTATTTCCAGCTATCTAACGCGCAATCCTAATAATCTGCCCCTCTTTCTCTATGAGCGCTTTTTCTTTAATCTTTTTGGTGAAGCAGCTCTCTGGATTATGCAGGGGCTCAATCTTTTTTACGTCAATATTGCGTCTTGGATCCTCTACAAAGGCTGTCAGCGATACTTTTCGCAGGCTACAGGAGATGCGATTTTTAGCCTTTATATGGCCTTGGTCGGATTTTCGCCTTACTACATCTCCATGTACACGGACATTCCCCCCTTGCCTTTGATTAGTCTACAGATTTTTCTGGCTCTGAGTTTGTTGGAAAATAAGGGGAATAGTCGCCAAATCATTTCTAGAAGCCTTTTATTAGGAATTCTGACCAGTCTTGCCTTTTTGATTCGTCCGACAGTGATGATTCTGCTGATTGCTGTTTTTGGAGTTTTATTTTTGAGACAAAACTGGAAAAAGTTTTTCTTGACTGCTGCGTTCTTTGCTCTAAGCTTTTCGGCAGGCTACCTTCCACTTCATTATGGTCTGGCTCACCAGACAGAAGTGCCGATCATCCAAGGCCAAGGACTGGCCAAAGGGCCACTACTTTTCATCAATCTGGGCCTAACCAATATCGGTCACGATCAGGAAGACATGAAGGAGGGGTTGTTGCAATATGTGGAACCCGACAAGCGGGCTGACTACAATAATGGCATGTTTGCCAGGGAAAATGTCATCAAAGAAATCAAACGCCGCTTGAAAGAATACACTCCGCTGACCTTTCTACAACACCTGTATTATAAACACTCTTTGACAGTTGCTGAAGGAAACTTGGGTTGGCTCTATCGCAGTGTTGAAAATGAAAAAACACCTTATATTTCACCGCTTTATGAGTTCACAAAAGACAATGCATTCGCCCAGTTTATCCGTGATTTCTTCCTCAATTCTGATAAGGATAGTTTTCGATTTTATTCGCTGATCAAGCAAGCGGTTTGGATTGTCATGGCTTTGGGGCTGGTCTTTGCCCTCTGGAAATACCGACCAAACGATTCCTTGAATTTCTTAAGCTTGGCAGTCTTTGGCGGCCTACTCTTTTTGCAAATTTTTGAGGGAGGCAAGACCCGTTATCTGATTCAGTTTTTGCCACAGATTTTGATTCTGTCAGCTGTGGGATTGACTCAATATCCGCTAGACTTGACTCGCATGAAATTTTGGGAAAAGAAGGTCTAA
- a CDS encoding uracil-DNA glycosylase has protein sequence MQHSAWHALIKEQLPEGYFAKINHFLDEVYASGTIYPPREKVFNAIQTTDLADVKVVILGQDPYHGPRQAQGLSFSVPDDIPAPPSLQNILKELADDIGVKESHDLTSWAQQGVLLLNAGLTVPAGQANAHAGLIWEPFTDAIIKVVNAKSDPVVFILWGSYARKKKALISNSQHLIIESAHPSPLSAYRGFFGSKPFSRTNDFLVAKGLEPIDWLA, from the coding sequence ATGCAGCATTCAGCTTGGCACGCTTTGATTAAGGAGCAGCTGCCGGAAGGTTATTTTGCAAAAATCAATCATTTTTTAGACGAAGTGTATGCTTCTGGGACCATTTACCCACCTCGGGAAAAGGTGTTTAATGCCATTCAGACGACAGATTTAGCAGATGTTAAGGTGGTTATTTTGGGGCAGGATCCCTACCATGGGCCGAGACAGGCGCAGGGCTTGAGTTTTTCGGTTCCTGATGACATTCCAGCTCCGCCTTCTTTGCAGAATATTCTTAAAGAACTGGCAGACGATATCGGAGTGAAGGAGTCGCATGATTTGACTTCTTGGGCCCAGCAAGGAGTTCTCTTGCTCAATGCTGGTCTGACAGTGCCTGCTGGGCAGGCCAATGCGCATGCTGGCTTAATCTGGGAGCCCTTTACGGATGCTATTATCAAGGTCGTTAATGCAAAGTCAGATCCAGTTGTCTTTATCCTATGGGGGTCTTACGCTCGCAAGAAAAAAGCCTTGATTAGTAATTCCCAACATTTGATTATCGAGTCAGCTCACCCAAGTCCGCTGTCTGCCTACCGTGGTTTCTTTGGCAGCAAACCTTTTTCACGTACCAATGATTTCTTAGTAGCTAAGGGCTTGGAGCCAATCGATTGGTTAGCTTAG
- a CDS encoding NUDIX hydrolase, producing MVQLATICYIDNGREFLMLHRNKKPNDVHAGKWIGVGGKLERGETPQECAAREILEETGLKAKPVLKGVITFPEFTPDLDWYTYVFKVTEFEGELIDCNEGTLEWVPYDQVLSKPTWEGDHTFVEWLLEDKPFFSAKFVYDGDKLLDTQVDFYE from the coding sequence ATGGTTCAGTTAGCAACAATTTGTTATATCGATAATGGGCGGGAATTTCTCATGCTGCACCGCAACAAAAAGCCCAATGATGTTCATGCTGGGAAATGGATTGGTGTCGGTGGCAAGCTGGAGCGGGGAGAAACCCCGCAGGAGTGTGCTGCACGCGAAATTCTAGAGGAAACAGGTCTAAAGGCAAAGCCTGTCCTAAAAGGCGTTATCACTTTTCCTGAGTTTACTCCCGACTTGGACTGGTACACCTATGTTTTCAAGGTGACGGAGTTTGAAGGAGAGTTGATTGATTGCAATGAAGGGACGCTGGAATGGGTGCCTTACGATCAGGTGCTTTCAAAACCGACTTGGGAAGGAGATCATACCTTTGTTGAATGGCTGCTGGAGGATAAGCCCTTCTTTTCAGCCAAATTTGTTTATGATGGTGATAAACTGCTCGACACGCAGGTTGATTTTTACGAATAA
- a CDS encoding dihydroorotase — MLLIKNGRVMDPKSGLDQVCDVLVEGKKIVKIGQNLEAADAQVLDASGLVVAPGLVDIHVHFREPGQTHKEDIHTGALAAAAGGFTTVVMMANTNPTISTVETLQEVLESASRENIHIKSVATITENFDGQHLTDFQGLLAAGAVGFSDDGIPLTNAGIVRQALIEARKNDTFISLHEEDPNLNGILGFNEHIAKEHFNFCGATGVAEYSMIARDVMIAYDAKAHVHIQHLSKAESVKVVEFAQKLGAQVTAEAAPQHFSKTEALLLTKGSSAKMNPPLRLESDRLAVIEGLKSGVISVIATDHAPHHADEKNVADITKAPSGMTGLETSLSLGLTYLVEAGHLSLMELLEKMTVNPASLYDFNAGFLAEAGPADITIFDPKADRLVSDHFASKAANSPFVGEELKGQVKYTICDGEIVFQA; from the coding sequence ATGCTACTAATCAAGAATGGCCGTGTTATGGATCCTAAGTCTGGTCTGGATCAAGTGTGTGATGTGCTGGTGGAGGGCAAGAAAATTGTCAAAATCGGTCAAAATCTGGAAGCGGCTGATGCCCAAGTCCTAGATGCTAGTGGTTTGGTCGTTGCCCCCGGTCTGGTTGACATTCACGTTCACTTCCGAGAGCCGGGTCAGACCCATAAAGAAGACATTCATACAGGAGCTTTGGCAGCGGCAGCGGGCGGCTTCACAACGGTTGTTATGATGGCCAATACCAATCCGACCATTTCTACAGTTGAAACCCTGCAGGAAGTGCTGGAGTCAGCCAGTCGTGAAAATATCCATATCAAGTCCGTCGCGACCATTACAGAGAATTTTGATGGTCAGCATCTGACAGATTTCCAAGGTCTTTTGGCTGCTGGTGCCGTTGGCTTCTCAGATGACGGAATTCCCCTGACCAACGCTGGGATTGTCCGCCAAGCCCTGATAGAAGCACGTAAAAACGATACTTTTATCAGCTTGCACGAGGAAGACCCAAATCTCAACGGTATCCTCGGCTTCAATGAACATATCGCCAAAGAACATTTCAATTTCTGCGGGGCGACAGGTGTAGCAGAGTACAGCATGATTGCCCGCGATGTTATGATTGCTTATGATGCCAAGGCTCATGTGCATATCCAGCATTTGTCTAAGGCAGAAAGTGTCAAGGTTGTCGAGTTTGCCCAAAAACTAGGCGCTCAAGTCACTGCTGAAGCAGCACCTCAGCACTTCTCTAAGACAGAAGCTCTGCTATTGACCAAGGGTAGCAGTGCTAAGATGAATCCGCCTCTGCGCTTAGAATCGGATCGTCTGGCCGTTATCGAAGGGCTGAAGTCTGGCGTTATTTCTGTCATTGCGACGGACCACGCACCGCACCATGCCGACGAGAAAAATGTTGCGGATATTACCAAGGCGCCGTCTGGTATGACTGGTCTTGAGACCTCGCTTTCTCTAGGGCTGACCTATCTGGTGGAAGCAGGGCATCTTAGCCTCATGGAGCTCTTAGAGAAGATGACGGTCAATCCAGCTAGTCTCTACGATTTTAATGCTGGTTTTCTGGCTGAAGCAGGTCCGGCTGACATCACTATTTTTGATCCTAAAGCTGACCGTCTGGTTTCCGACCATTTTGCCTCCAAGGCAGCCAATTCACCTTTTGTTGGCGAAGAGCTCAAAGGCCAAGTCAAATATACCATCTGCGATGGAGAAATCGTCTTCCAAGCATAA